A stretch of Cicer arietinum cultivar CDC Frontier isolate Library 1 chromosome 5, Cicar.CDCFrontier_v2.0, whole genome shotgun sequence DNA encodes these proteins:
- the LOC101508877 gene encoding uncharacterized protein, whose translation MASRWVRPEVYPLFAAVGVAVGICGFQLVRNICINPEVRVNKQTRAAGVLENFSEGEKYTEHLLRKFSRNRSPEIMPTINSFFTDPSRN comes from the exons ATGGCAAGTCGCTGGGTCAGACCCGAG gTGTACCCTCTCTTTGCTGCGGTTGGAGTTGCTGTTGGGATCTGTGGCTTTCAACTTGTTCGCAACATCTGCATCAACCCTGAAGTTAG GGTGAACAAGCAGACCCGGGCTGCAGGAGTATTGGAGAACTTCTCCGAGGGAGAGAAGTATACAGAACATTTATTGAGGAAGTTTTCACGCAACAGATCCCCAGAGATTATGCCCACCATCAACAGCTTCTTCACTGACCCAAGTCGCAATTAA